A part of Desulfobacter sp. genomic DNA contains:
- a CDS encoding sigma 54-interacting transcriptional regulator: protein MVNIHAHKEDLKKIPAMIQSMLNVDVAIFDRDSRLLAATEEYFRQKGQRVHAPSIQEVLANGNVVVNKPGHMAACSGCRFIGNCPAKIEILKRFGTDAGPLGVMALTSFTRNGHDKITRETQTYVDALKLFSDWIADLVSDRDNARAYSESEEMLTSLMDMSGDAMLTMDTRGMVTRGNTAALKLFAFCDLCTRSAFHILPEPLVNKILEGSPVKTARVTINGSEKFLSARPVHSREAFTGAVLTLSGPAGSLGEPEKEGPRTESPARPRIKDILGSTPEMARLKKTASRLSGSSSTILITGETGTGKGLLAQALHHSGPRKNHPFVPVNCTSIPDTLFESELFGYEEGAFTGARKGGKPGRFELAHRGTLFLDEIGEMPLHLQAKLLNVLQDQAFQRVGGVAFIPVDVRVIAATNQDLEKMVKEKKFRADLYYRLNVIPMDLPPLAGRKDDIPQLCTAFINTANARAGRMVKTVSPKALALFQAHTWPGNVRELQNIIEYSVNMARTDTITPEDFPEKFLTRINTKGSTGPGPEEDTDDIRSRAATAQARVIQECLDRYGHDVTGKKKAAEKLGISLRTLYRKLEAMNTAPR, encoded by the coding sequence ATGGTCAACATCCACGCCCACAAAGAAGACCTGAAAAAAATTCCCGCCATGATACAGTCCATGCTGAATGTGGATGTGGCCATATTTGACCGGGACAGCCGTCTGCTGGCGGCGACCGAAGAATATTTCAGGCAGAAGGGGCAGCGGGTCCACGCCCCCTCCATCCAGGAGGTGCTGGCAAACGGCAATGTGGTGGTGAACAAACCCGGCCACATGGCAGCCTGCAGCGGCTGCCGGTTCATCGGCAACTGCCCGGCTAAAATCGAAATTCTCAAGCGGTTCGGAACCGATGCCGGCCCCCTGGGTGTCATGGCCCTGACCTCATTCACCCGGAACGGCCATGACAAAATCACCCGGGAGACCCAAACCTATGTGGACGCACTCAAACTTTTTTCCGACTGGATCGCCGATTTGGTATCAGACCGGGATAATGCCCGTGCCTATTCCGAATCCGAAGAGATGCTCACCTCCCTCATGGATATGTCCGGCGATGCCATGCTCACCATGGATACCCGGGGCATGGTCACCCGTGGCAATACCGCCGCCCTCAAACTATTTGCCTTCTGCGATTTGTGCACCCGGTCCGCCTTCCACATCCTGCCCGAGCCCCTGGTGAACAAAATTCTTGAAGGCAGCCCGGTGAAAACCGCAAGGGTGACCATCAACGGCAGTGAAAAATTCCTGTCTGCCCGCCCCGTCCATTCCCGGGAGGCCTTTACCGGGGCCGTGCTCACCCTCTCCGGCCCTGCCGGCAGCCTGGGCGAACCGGAAAAAGAGGGCCCCCGGACAGAGTCCCCGGCCCGCCCCCGGATAAAAGACATCCTGGGCAGCACCCCGGAGATGGCCCGTCTCAAAAAGACCGCCTCCCGGCTCAGCGGATCATCCTCCACCATATTAATCACCGGGGAAACCGGCACGGGCAAAGGGCTGCTCGCCCAGGCCCTCCACCATTCCGGCCCCAGGAAAAACCATCCCTTTGTGCCGGTGAACTGCACCAGCATCCCGGACACCTTATTTGAAAGCGAATTGTTCGGGTATGAGGAAGGGGCGTTTACCGGGGCACGCAAGGGGGGAAAGCCCGGCCGGTTCGAGCTGGCCCACCGGGGCACCCTCTTCCTGGACGAAATCGGGGAAATGCCCCTGCATCTCCAGGCCAAGCTGCTCAACGTACTCCAGGACCAGGCCTTCCAGCGGGTGGGCGGGGTGGCCTTCATCCCGGTGGATGTCCGGGTGATCGCCGCCACCAACCAGGACCTGGAAAAGATGGTAAAAGAAAAAAAATTCCGGGCGGACCTTTATTACCGGCTCAATGTCATCCCCATGGACCTCCCCCCCCTGGCGGGACGGAAAGATGATATACCGCAGCTCTGCACCGCCTTCATCAATACGGCCAATGCCAGGGCGGGACGCATGGTAAAAACCGTCAGTCCCAAAGCGCTGGCCCTGTTCCAAGCCCACACCTGGCCCGGCAATGTCCGGGAACTGCAGAACATTATCGAATACAGCGTCAACATGGCCCGGACCGACACCATCACCCCTGAAGATTTTCCCGAAAAATTCTTAACCCGTATTAACACCAAGGGAAGCACCGGACCGGGTCCGGAAGAAGACACGGACGACATCCGAAGCCGGGCAGCCACGGCCCAGGCCAGGGTCATCCAGGAGTGCCTTGACCGGTACGGCCATGATGTCACCGGAAAAAAGAAAGCCGCTGAAAAACTCGGCATCAGCCTGAGAACCCTTTACAGGAAGCTGGAAGCCATGAATACCGCCCCCCGCTGA
- a CDS encoding response regulator, with protein MKKKILIVDDEPNIIVPLEFLMTQNDYAVRTAQTGETALEIIASWHPDLILLDIMLPGQDGFEVCQKIRAQTRFHHMKIIFLSAMARSIDVEKGLGLSADDYITKPFATEHVVRRVKELLGD; from the coding sequence ATGAAGAAAAAAATCCTGATTGTCGACGATGAACCCAATATTATCGTCCCCCTTGAATTTCTGATGACCCAGAACGACTATGCGGTCAGGACCGCCCAGACCGGTGAAACTGCCCTGGAAATCATCGCCAGCTGGCATCCGGATCTCATCCTCCTGGATATCATGCTTCCCGGCCAGGACGGGTTTGAAGTCTGCCAGAAAATCAGGGCACAGACCCGATTCCACCACATGAAGATCATCTTTTTATCTGCCATGGCCCGGTCCATTGATGTCGAAAAAGGCCTGGGGCTGTCTGCGGACGATTACATCACCAAACCCTTTGCCACAGAGCATGTGGTCCGCAGGGTCAAAGAACTGCTGGGAGATTAG